One window of Polyangium spumosum genomic DNA carries:
- a CDS encoding DUF4150 domain-containing protein, with product MFGNSQMGGMNLGFPDVCLTPMPVPVPIPYPNISFGPVGFPPSFNVLWMCTPAHHLLTTPLISIGDTPGIAMGVASGMVMAPTRPVTGAFTVLVNGLPATRMTSFNIQNNTNCPGMTLVPAQIKVILLAP from the coding sequence ATGTTCGGAAATTCTCAAATGGGCGGGATGAACCTCGGATTCCCGGACGTGTGCCTGACGCCCATGCCGGTGCCGGTGCCGATTCCGTATCCGAACATCTCCTTCGGCCCGGTCGGTTTTCCGCCTTCGTTCAACGTCCTCTGGATGTGCACGCCGGCGCATCACCTCCTGACGACGCCGCTCATCTCGATCGGTGACACGCCCGGCATCGCGATGGGCGTCGCGTCGGGGATGGTCATGGCGCCGACGCGGCCGGTCACCGGGGCGTTCACCGTGCTCGTCAATGGTTTGCCCGCGACGCGTATGACGAGCTTCAACATCCAGAACAACACGAACTGCCCGGGAATGACTCTGGTCCCCGCGCAGATCAAGGTGATCCTGCTCGCCCCTTGA
- a CDS encoding DUF3540 domain-containing protein: MSNLARKLDELDAFQVMGTVVRAEDGFFVVRTGRGDMRARRATSCLVEPRERDFVLVAGAPSGAAYVLAVLEREAGAGAAIACDGDLEIKLPQGGLRVAAKENIDFVSAAEVGVAAEGVRVHASSGSVVLDSLSYLGSVVRAEIGKLRHEGGVVERVVERVSERVKRSFRKVEEVDQLRAERIDHSARQVMSLRAENTIVSAEQLVKMDGEQIHLG, translated from the coding sequence ATGAGCAATCTCGCGAGGAAGCTCGATGAGCTCGACGCATTCCAGGTGATGGGCACGGTCGTCCGCGCGGAGGACGGGTTTTTCGTGGTCCGGACGGGCCGGGGCGACATGCGCGCCCGTCGCGCGACGAGCTGCCTCGTCGAGCCGCGCGAGCGTGATTTCGTCCTCGTGGCCGGCGCGCCGAGCGGCGCGGCGTACGTGCTCGCGGTGCTCGAGCGCGAGGCGGGGGCCGGCGCGGCGATCGCGTGTGACGGCGACCTCGAGATCAAGCTCCCGCAGGGCGGGCTGCGCGTCGCCGCGAAGGAGAACATCGATTTCGTCTCGGCCGCGGAGGTCGGCGTGGCGGCGGAGGGCGTGCGTGTGCACGCGTCGTCGGGCAGCGTCGTGCTCGACAGCCTCTCGTACCTCGGCTCCGTGGTCCGCGCCGAGATCGGCAAATTGCGCCACGAGGGCGGCGTGGTCGAGCGCGTCGTCGAGCGCGTGAGCGAGCGGGTGAAGCGCTCGTTCCGCAAGGTCGAGGAGGTCGATCAGCTCCGGGCCGAGCGGATCGACCACAGCGCCAGGCAGGTCATGAGCCTGCGCGCGGAGAATACAATCGTCTCCGCCGAGCAGCTCGTGAAGATGGACGGCGAGCAGATTCACCTGGGATAA
- a CDS encoding pentapeptide repeat-containing protein produces MRRDELEALVAGGEVISGVDLSGLDLAGAKLSGAVFEDVRLRGAKLAGASLLESILVHCDLAEADLAGADLRHLSFVEGALDGARLDGSRASAARFVNTTLRGASFVEVNLLGAAFVEPNLEDAQFGKANLDRASFVDARVAGMRLAGARLSQTVLMKADMRKVELREATIQTAVFLGANFAGMDLSGLDLTLTQFMDADLSGVDLGGATIAQCNFKGANLTEARLSGAKAQRAMFAGAKLERARLDGVVARECLFVEAEAKEADFTGADLELCVFVRARCQGARFGKANLTYVDFSHADLSGADFVGSNMFRARLHRVTDAGASFGVSRKVALGDDAPLAAAELWKPPSGESDGRPRDGDGDGGRT; encoded by the coding sequence ATGCGAAGGGATGAGCTCGAAGCGCTCGTCGCGGGGGGCGAGGTCATCTCGGGCGTGGACCTGTCCGGGCTCGATCTCGCGGGCGCGAAGCTCTCGGGCGCGGTCTTCGAGGACGTGCGCCTGCGCGGCGCGAAGCTCGCGGGCGCCTCGCTGCTCGAGTCGATCCTCGTCCATTGTGATCTCGCGGAGGCCGACCTCGCGGGGGCCGACCTCCGGCACCTCTCGTTCGTCGAGGGCGCGCTCGACGGCGCGCGGCTCGACGGATCCCGCGCGAGCGCCGCCCGGTTCGTGAATACGACCCTGCGCGGCGCGAGCTTCGTCGAGGTGAACCTGCTCGGCGCCGCGTTCGTCGAGCCGAACCTCGAGGACGCACAGTTTGGCAAGGCGAACCTCGACCGCGCGAGCTTCGTGGACGCGCGCGTGGCCGGCATGCGCCTCGCGGGGGCGCGGCTCTCGCAGACGGTCCTCATGAAGGCCGACATGCGCAAGGTGGAGCTGCGCGAGGCGACGATCCAGACGGCCGTCTTCCTCGGCGCGAATTTCGCCGGGATGGATCTCTCCGGCCTCGACCTCACGCTCACGCAGTTCATGGACGCGGATCTCTCGGGCGTGGACCTCGGGGGCGCGACGATCGCGCAATGTAATTTCAAGGGCGCGAACCTCACGGAGGCGCGACTCTCCGGGGCGAAGGCGCAGCGGGCGATGTTCGCGGGCGCGAAGCTCGAGCGCGCGCGGCTCGACGGCGTCGTCGCGCGGGAGTGCCTCTTCGTGGAGGCAGAGGCGAAGGAGGCCGATTTCACGGGGGCCGACCTCGAGCTCTGCGTCTTCGTGCGCGCCCGCTGCCAGGGCGCTCGGTTTGGCAAAGCAAACCTCACCTATGTGGACTTTTCGCACGCGGACCTGTCGGGCGCCGATTTCGTGGGCTCGAACATGTTCCGCGCGCGCCTGCACCGCGTGACGGACGCGGGCGCGAGCTTCGGGGTCTCGCGCAAGGTCGCGCTCGGCGATGACGCGCCGCTCGCGGCGGCCGAGTTATGGAAGCCCCCGAGCGGCGAATCCGACGGACGGCCACGAGACGGAGACGGAGACGGAGGACGGACATGA
- a CDS encoding DUF2169 domain-containing protein, whose translation MKVVKPLRCSLLHRVFDHDGKHFFVATVVALFPFDEPKAIQPEVELWKLVGKELGRFGVLDHCMAKLRGELLVTGACFPPGGKPAPWSHVRVTLGPLDKRLYVIGDRTWSLVGPTDPVPFTRMPIDYEHAFGGEKYPQNPVGKGAAPVKNDEGKAVHPLPNVEDPKRIIQSKGDRPPPASLAAWDITWPHHFAKMGTYDQKWLEEQFPGIALDANFDLFNVAPPDQRVEGFFRGDEAFTVENMHPTREKIESRLPGLSARCFLRFAPEHEEPFAELAMRLDTVHLFPHEARGLLVFRGARTIHEPDAADIEIAMAALEETGAPRPREHYEAVLAARLDRKKAHLHVLRDIDLVPASVLEAAKALSLDKDELDAAVVTEGLVQKNLRRRMERELEATKEKLRAAGVDPATVPNLALPPPEESAPPNLDELPDFVEAMEAKAEAMQKEGEKRREEAFAKLRELCAEQKVDYDAIVAKSRRESTGAPKFTAEGEIQRLRDLATLGKNAGTPIPGVEEQLADSGLRARLEAAEEQLREAYRVAAHFQEPAPAMDPEENGRAREEIVRRYVAGVPLARRDYTGIDLAGIDLSGADLEDAYFEGANLEGANLRGANLRRAVLARANLTNARLDGAVLVEANLGRTRLSGASLAGADLGRAILYEADLRAASLDGAAMSEALLLDIVIGPDTDLSNIRAEKLFFLKTPLAGVRMRGAKLLLCNFVEVDLTGADFAGAEVKSAAFVECRGDRASFAGANLTNLRLVKNCAFEDADFSDVIAPGSNVRGAKLARSSFARADLGKSELGAADLRGCDFTGATLVDARLLRADLRNARLRGANLLLAVMQRALLAGADFEGANLFAVDLSGSVGDKETSFSGANVERVVAARGSHAKG comes from the coding sequence GTGAAGGTCGTCAAGCCGCTCCGGTGTAGCCTGCTCCACCGCGTCTTCGATCACGACGGGAAGCATTTTTTCGTCGCGACCGTCGTCGCGTTGTTTCCTTTCGACGAGCCGAAGGCCATCCAGCCCGAGGTCGAGCTCTGGAAGCTCGTCGGCAAGGAGCTCGGCCGGTTCGGGGTGCTCGACCATTGCATGGCGAAGCTGCGCGGCGAGCTCCTGGTCACGGGCGCGTGTTTCCCGCCGGGCGGCAAGCCCGCGCCCTGGTCGCACGTGCGGGTGACGCTCGGGCCCCTCGACAAGAGGCTCTACGTCATCGGCGACCGCACCTGGAGCCTCGTCGGCCCCACCGACCCCGTCCCGTTCACGCGTATGCCGATCGATTACGAGCACGCGTTCGGCGGAGAAAAATACCCACAAAACCCCGTCGGCAAGGGGGCCGCGCCGGTCAAGAACGACGAGGGCAAGGCCGTGCACCCGCTGCCGAACGTCGAGGATCCGAAGCGGATCATCCAGTCGAAGGGGGATCGCCCGCCGCCAGCCTCGCTCGCGGCCTGGGACATCACGTGGCCGCATCATTTCGCCAAGATGGGCACGTACGACCAGAAGTGGCTCGAGGAGCAGTTCCCCGGCATCGCGCTCGACGCCAATTTCGACCTCTTCAACGTGGCCCCGCCCGATCAGCGCGTCGAGGGGTTTTTCCGCGGCGACGAGGCCTTCACGGTCGAGAACATGCACCCCACGCGCGAGAAGATCGAGTCGCGCCTGCCCGGCCTCTCGGCGCGGTGTTTCTTGCGCTTCGCGCCCGAGCACGAGGAGCCGTTCGCGGAGCTCGCGATGCGGCTCGACACCGTGCACCTCTTCCCGCACGAGGCGCGTGGCCTGCTCGTCTTCCGCGGCGCCCGGACGATCCACGAGCCCGACGCCGCCGATATCGAGATCGCCATGGCCGCGCTCGAAGAGACCGGCGCGCCGCGGCCGAGGGAGCATTACGAGGCGGTGCTCGCGGCGCGGCTCGATCGCAAGAAGGCCCATTTGCACGTCCTGCGGGACATCGATCTCGTCCCCGCGAGCGTGCTCGAGGCGGCGAAGGCCCTCTCGCTCGACAAGGACGAGCTCGACGCGGCCGTCGTGACCGAGGGGCTCGTCCAGAAAAACCTCCGCCGCCGGATGGAGCGCGAGCTCGAAGCCACCAAGGAGAAGTTACGCGCCGCGGGCGTGGATCCGGCCACGGTGCCGAACCTCGCGCTCCCGCCGCCCGAGGAGAGCGCGCCGCCGAACCTCGACGAGCTGCCCGATTTCGTCGAGGCCATGGAGGCGAAGGCCGAGGCGATGCAGAAGGAGGGCGAAAAGCGCCGCGAGGAGGCGTTCGCCAAGCTGCGCGAGCTCTGCGCCGAGCAGAAGGTCGATTACGACGCCATCGTGGCGAAATCGCGCCGCGAGTCCACGGGCGCGCCGAAGTTCACGGCCGAGGGCGAGATCCAGCGGCTCCGGGATCTCGCGACGCTCGGGAAAAACGCGGGCACGCCGATCCCGGGCGTCGAGGAGCAGCTCGCGGATTCGGGCCTGCGCGCGCGGCTCGAAGCGGCGGAGGAGCAGCTCCGGGAGGCCTATCGTGTCGCGGCGCATTTCCAGGAGCCCGCGCCGGCCATGGATCCCGAGGAGAACGGGCGGGCGCGCGAGGAGATCGTGCGTCGTTACGTGGCGGGCGTGCCGCTCGCGCGGCGCGATTACACGGGCATCGATCTCGCGGGGATCGACCTCTCCGGCGCGGATCTCGAGGACGCGTATTTCGAGGGCGCGAACCTCGAGGGCGCGAACCTCCGGGGCGCGAACCTGCGGCGCGCGGTCCTCGCGCGGGCGAACCTCACGAATGCGCGGCTCGACGGGGCCGTGCTCGTGGAGGCGAACCTCGGGCGGACGCGGCTCTCGGGCGCGAGCCTCGCGGGCGCGGACCTCGGGCGGGCGATCCTCTACGAGGCCGATCTCCGCGCTGCGAGCCTCGACGGCGCGGCGATGAGCGAGGCGCTCCTGCTCGACATCGTGATCGGGCCGGACACGGACCTCTCGAACATCCGCGCCGAAAAACTGTTTTTCCTGAAGACCCCCCTGGCCGGCGTCCGCATGCGCGGCGCGAAGCTCTTGCTCTGCAATTTCGTCGAGGTCGACCTCACGGGGGCGGATTTCGCGGGCGCGGAGGTGAAGTCGGCCGCGTTCGTGGAGTGCCGCGGCGATCGCGCCTCGTTCGCGGGGGCGAACCTCACGAACCTCCGCCTCGTGAAGAATTGCGCCTTCGAGGACGCCGATTTCTCGGACGTGATCGCGCCGGGGTCGAACGTGCGCGGCGCGAAGCTCGCGCGCTCGTCGTTCGCGCGGGCCGATCTCGGCAAGAGCGAGCTCGGCGCGGCCGACCTCCGGGGCTGCGATTTCACCGGGGCGACGCTCGTCGACGCGAGGCTCCTGCGCGCGGATCTCCGCAATGCGCGGCTCCGGGGCGCGAACCTCCTGCTCGCCGTGATGCAACGCGCGCTCCTCGCGGGCGCCGATTTCGAGGGGGCGAACCTCTTCGCCGTGGATCTCTCGGGGTCGGTCGGGGACAAGGAGACGAGTTTTTCCGGGGCGAACGTCGAGCGCGTCGTCGCCGCGCGGGGGTCCCATGCGAAGGGATGA
- a CDS encoding type VI secretion system Vgr family protein translates to MSEIFTFLSTAFPPITQVTAFKGREAISWTYEFDVALKLTGLDVDVAAAVGARGTLTIDRGLAAPPFVFHGILASVELVNDYGAYGLYLAKLVPTYWQLTLTRHSRIFTDVSIPDIIEALLKEGGLGANDYRLALWNDYPKLEHVCQYRESDHDFIARLAEREGIYFYFEQGEEREVLVFTDTRAAHKKLAPKPVKYFPAPAGDVSAGESLRSFRCRSNALPGRVQVRDYNYLKPSLEVKGSAELSGKGDIVLYGENVKTPGEGTRYASIRAEEFAARQTIYTGTGPQFYLRPGYVFDLEEHPRLAFNSEYLTIEIEHLGNQSASGEDLEMLFGVDPTKETYLATVHAIPHATQFRAERKTPWPRIDGVVDGVVDGIAASPYAQIDTHGRYKVNIFFDEGDAVDGSRSTWVRMLQPHGGSVEGQHFPLRKGTEVHLVFLGGDPDRPVIVGAAHNAETPSVVTQSNYTKNMIRTGSNNFIEMEDLLGSTHVHVFAPKFNSSLHLGNGGYNFDLRTDMNGHVYTGNNLDVDVMANKTEDVLGTITEVYVGPFSTTVTNPVTQTYNATYNETVEGAVTVRYNNSLDLQVTANTTQVYQSVVNLNVQGPNTEAFDSTYDETVTGKMTGVYLASREDTVTGEDKLTVNGTQMINVTGDVTEEIGGGYNLTVTGDLTSTINGSQTISTSGPFQWFKKASFDGFTYGVSFGGHFGASIGLFAGLKLDLSAAISIELAASVKLMSRAIEIAFSGPSINAAPIWLGQFGARLNTIGAKLHLGSAEIKVNGVTLFS, encoded by the coding sequence ATGAGCGAGATCTTCACCTTCTTGTCGACCGCCTTTCCCCCGATCACGCAGGTGACGGCTTTCAAGGGGCGGGAGGCCATTTCATGGACGTATGAATTCGACGTCGCGTTGAAGCTCACGGGGCTCGACGTGGACGTCGCCGCCGCGGTGGGGGCCCGCGGCACGTTGACGATCGATCGGGGGCTCGCCGCGCCGCCGTTCGTCTTCCACGGCATCCTCGCCTCCGTCGAGCTCGTGAACGATTACGGCGCGTACGGACTCTACCTGGCGAAGCTCGTCCCGACGTACTGGCAGCTCACGCTCACGCGCCACAGCCGCATCTTCACGGACGTGAGCATCCCCGACATCATCGAGGCCCTCCTGAAAGAGGGCGGCCTCGGGGCGAACGACTACCGCCTGGCGCTCTGGAACGACTATCCGAAGCTCGAGCACGTCTGCCAGTATCGCGAGAGCGACCACGATTTCATCGCCCGGCTCGCCGAGCGCGAGGGCATTTATTTCTACTTCGAGCAGGGCGAGGAGCGCGAGGTCCTGGTCTTCACCGACACGCGCGCGGCGCACAAGAAGCTCGCGCCGAAGCCCGTGAAGTACTTCCCCGCGCCGGCCGGCGACGTCTCCGCGGGCGAGTCGCTCCGCTCGTTCCGGTGCCGCTCGAACGCGCTGCCCGGCCGCGTACAGGTCCGCGATTACAACTACCTGAAGCCGAGCCTCGAGGTCAAAGGCAGCGCCGAGCTCTCGGGCAAGGGCGACATCGTCCTTTACGGCGAGAACGTGAAGACGCCCGGCGAGGGCACGCGGTACGCCTCGATCCGCGCCGAGGAGTTCGCCGCGCGGCAGACGATCTACACGGGCACGGGCCCGCAGTTCTACCTCCGGCCGGGGTACGTCTTCGATCTCGAGGAGCACCCGCGGCTCGCCTTCAACAGCGAATACCTGACGATCGAGATCGAGCACCTCGGCAACCAATCGGCGAGCGGCGAGGATCTCGAGATGCTCTTCGGCGTCGATCCCACGAAGGAGACGTACCTCGCCACGGTGCACGCCATCCCGCACGCGACGCAGTTCCGCGCCGAGCGCAAGACGCCCTGGCCGCGGATCGACGGCGTGGTCGACGGCGTGGTCGACGGCATCGCGGCGAGCCCGTACGCGCAGATCGACACGCACGGCCGGTACAAGGTGAACATCTTCTTCGACGAGGGCGACGCGGTCGACGGCTCGCGCTCGACGTGGGTGCGGATGCTCCAGCCGCACGGCGGCAGCGTCGAGGGCCAGCATTTCCCGCTGCGCAAGGGCACGGAGGTGCACCTCGTGTTCCTCGGCGGCGACCCGGATCGCCCCGTGATCGTGGGCGCCGCGCATAACGCCGAGACGCCGAGCGTGGTGACGCAGAGCAATTACACGAAGAACATGATCCGGACGGGGTCGAACAACTTCATCGAGATGGAGGACCTGCTCGGCTCGACGCACGTCCACGTCTTCGCGCCGAAGTTCAACTCGTCGCTCCACCTCGGCAACGGCGGGTACAACTTCGACCTCCGCACGGACATGAACGGCCACGTCTACACGGGGAACAACCTCGACGTGGACGTGATGGCGAACAAGACCGAGGACGTCCTCGGGACGATCACCGAGGTCTACGTCGGCCCCTTCTCGACGACGGTGACGAACCCCGTCACGCAGACGTACAACGCGACGTACAACGAGACCGTCGAGGGCGCGGTCACGGTTCGTTACAACAATTCGCTCGATCTCCAGGTCACGGCGAATACGACGCAGGTCTACCAGAGCGTCGTCAACCTCAACGTGCAGGGCCCGAACACCGAGGCGTTCGACAGCACGTACGACGAGACGGTGACCGGGAAGATGACCGGCGTCTACCTCGCGTCACGCGAGGACACCGTGACGGGGGAGGACAAACTCACCGTCAATGGCACGCAGATGATCAACGTCACGGGCGACGTGACCGAGGAGATCGGCGGCGGCTACAACCTCACGGTGACGGGTGATCTCACGAGCACCATCAACGGCAGCCAGACGATCTCCACGTCGGGGCCCTTCCAGTGGTTCAAGAAGGCGTCGTTCGACGGCTTCACGTACGGCGTCTCGTTCGGCGGGCATTTCGGCGCGTCGATCGGCCTCTTCGCGGGGCTCAAGCTCGACCTCTCCGCCGCGATCAGCATCGAGCTCGCCGCCTCCGTGAAGCTCATGTCGCGCGCCATCGAGATCGCCTTCAGCGGCCCCTCGATCAACGCGGCGCCCATCTGGCTGGGGCAGTTCGGGGCCCGGCTCAACACGATCGGCGCGAAGCTCCACCTCGGGAGCGCCGAGATCAAGGTCAACGGGGTCACGCTGTTCTCCTGA
- a CDS encoding M1 family metallopeptidase → MRIDGSARLVGITALTAFAALGCAQEGDQKGDTSSTGTPYEEPPEPSVDLGRNIQRTALTVDLETKTATAVIDLASSQMSTGASFEAAGLEIVSVSNAQGPLKWALAQGQLDIGVPKNLGSATVTIEYTFKEQAQFQGLMAKGSTLVWPYFCGNLFPCHSDPADGTTFELTVTGAPAGMTTVHPVAIGIDAPSYQIAWATGSYTKLDLGTTFQGVKVVAHYLPGGEADAQKGTAALLDVMNFYEQTLGGYPFGGEAGAVAVDWGPTAYGGMEHHPYWHVSTIAMGDPWIQAHEAAHGWFGGGVRPACWEDFVLSEGTVSYLEARAIAAVMGADEGTKLWTHYQSRLNTAMAGAASKIAWPEGCGEVDILKDQLFGDIAYMKGAFFFRALEAKIGTSKLDPSLKAFFLKYKGRAARFSELLDIVKSVGGYDATACATAWLRSEAVPAEQVCP, encoded by the coding sequence ATGCGGATCGATGGAAGCGCGAGGCTCGTCGGGATCACGGCCCTCACCGCCTTCGCGGCCCTCGGCTGCGCGCAGGAAGGTGACCAGAAGGGCGACACGTCGAGCACGGGCACCCCGTACGAGGAGCCGCCCGAGCCGTCGGTCGACCTCGGACGCAACATCCAGAGGACGGCGCTCACCGTCGATCTCGAGACGAAGACGGCCACCGCGGTGATCGACCTCGCCTCCTCGCAGATGAGCACGGGCGCGTCGTTCGAGGCCGCGGGGCTCGAGATCGTGAGCGTCTCGAACGCACAGGGGCCGCTGAAATGGGCGCTCGCGCAGGGCCAGCTCGACATCGGGGTGCCGAAGAACCTGGGCTCGGCCACGGTCACGATCGAATACACGTTCAAGGAGCAGGCGCAGTTCCAGGGCCTCATGGCCAAGGGCTCGACGCTCGTATGGCCCTATTTCTGCGGCAACCTCTTCCCGTGCCATTCGGACCCGGCGGACGGCACGACGTTCGAGCTCACCGTGACGGGCGCGCCCGCGGGCATGACGACGGTGCACCCGGTGGCGATCGGGATCGACGCGCCCTCCTACCAGATCGCCTGGGCGACGGGCAGCTATACGAAGCTCGACCTCGGGACGACGTTCCAGGGCGTGAAGGTCGTGGCGCATTACCTGCCCGGCGGCGAGGCGGACGCGCAAAAAGGGACGGCCGCCCTGCTCGACGTGATGAACTTCTACGAGCAAACGCTGGGCGGATATCCGTTCGGCGGCGAGGCGGGCGCCGTCGCGGTGGACTGGGGGCCGACGGCGTATGGAGGCATGGAGCACCACCCGTACTGGCACGTCTCGACGATCGCCATGGGTGACCCCTGGATCCAGGCGCACGAGGCGGCGCACGGCTGGTTCGGCGGCGGCGTGCGGCCCGCGTGCTGGGAGGATTTCGTGCTCTCCGAGGGGACCGTGAGTTACCTCGAGGCGCGCGCGATCGCCGCGGTGATGGGCGCCGACGAGGGCACGAAGCTCTGGACCCATTACCAGAGCCGGCTGAACACCGCGATGGCCGGCGCAGCGTCGAAGATCGCCTGGCCCGAGGGCTGCGGCGAGGTCGACATCCTGAAGGATCAGCTCTTCGGGGACATCGCCTACATGAAGGGCGCGTTTTTCTTCCGCGCGCTCGAGGCGAAGATCGGCACGAGCAAACTCGACCCGTCGCTCAAGGCGTTTTTCCTCAAATACAAGGGGCGCGCCGCGCGGTTCTCGGAGCTGCTCGACATCGTGAAATCGGTGGGCGGCTACGACGCCACGGCCTGCGCGACGGCGTGGCTGCGGAGCGAGGCGGTGCCGGCCGAGCAGGTTTGTCCTTGA
- a CDS encoding serine hydrolase domain-containing protein — protein sequence MRTSPLLAVALLTLSACGSPSAGDSTPVVLAGPPPFPVESRAEWPTQAWPTADPASVGIDPAALKKLDDYLFTRHGDDVDRKGQRTNAFVLVKDGKLVFERYARGTTAETSLLTWSVSKSFVNTLIGIAVGEGRFRVDEPAGKYYTALGPDKQNVRITDLLRMSSGIDWNETYEASPVFSSVMAMLYTRGQDDMPRFVAGHGLAHAPGTRWSYSSGDTNVLLAALRATMSDAEYASYPWKALFLPLGMKSARFERDGAGNFVGSSYLYASARDLAKWGLLYLTDGVWEGKRLLPEGWVAYTLTMAPAYHTTDVPPPLWEDNPGAQVYLNVGDPARNIPRPWPAAPPDTFAALGHWGKSIFVIPSLDLVAVRLGDDREYGCSVHHASKGCVPDREKAFTKGYYLELLSGLVKR from the coding sequence ATGCGGACCTCGCCCCTCCTCGCTGTTGCGCTCCTCACGCTCTCTGCCTGTGGCTCCCCTTCGGCGGGTGATTCCACGCCCGTCGTCCTCGCGGGCCCGCCCCCGTTCCCGGTCGAGAGCCGTGCCGAATGGCCCACGCAGGCCTGGCCGACGGCGGATCCGGCCTCCGTGGGGATCGACCCGGCCGCGCTGAAGAAGCTCGACGATTACCTCTTCACGCGCCACGGCGACGACGTCGATCGCAAGGGGCAACGCACGAATGCGTTTGTATTGGTGAAGGACGGCAAGCTCGTCTTCGAGCGATATGCGCGCGGCACCACGGCCGAGACCTCGCTGCTCACGTGGTCGGTCTCGAAGAGCTTCGTGAACACGCTGATCGGGATCGCGGTGGGGGAGGGGCGCTTCCGGGTCGACGAGCCCGCGGGCAAGTATTACACGGCGCTCGGCCCGGACAAACAGAACGTCCGGATCACGGACCTCCTGCGCATGAGCTCCGGGATCGACTGGAACGAGACCTACGAGGCGTCGCCGGTCTTCTCCTCGGTCATGGCCATGCTCTACACGCGCGGCCAGGACGACATGCCTCGTTTCGTCGCCGGGCACGGCCTCGCCCATGCCCCGGGCACGCGCTGGAGTTATTCGAGCGGCGACACGAACGTCCTGCTCGCGGCCCTGCGCGCCACGATGTCGGACGCCGAATATGCGTCCTATCCGTGGAAGGCGCTGTTCTTGCCGCTCGGCATGAAGAGCGCCCGCTTCGAGCGTGACGGCGCGGGGAATTTCGTGGGCTCCTCGTACCTCTACGCGAGCGCCCGGGACCTCGCGAAATGGGGCCTGCTCTACCTCACGGACGGGGTCTGGGAGGGCAAGCGCCTCCTGCCGGAGGGATGGGTCGCCTACACGCTGACGATGGCCCCCGCGTACCACACGACCGACGTGCCCCCGCCGTTATGGGAGGACAACCCCGGCGCGCAGGTCTATCTGAATGTCGGCGATCCCGCGCGGAACATCCCGCGCCCCTGGCCCGCCGCGCCGCCCGACACGTTCGCGGCCCTCGGCCACTGGGGAAAATCGATCTTCGTGATCCCCTCGCTCGACCTCGTCGCCGTGCGCCTGGGCGACGATCGTGAATATGGCTGCTCGGTGCACCACGCATCGAAGGGCTGCGTGCCCGATCGCGAGAAGGCGTTCACGAAGGGATATTACCTGGAGCTGCTCTCCGGGCTGGTGAAGCGATGA